Proteins encoded together in one Lathyrus oleraceus cultivar Zhongwan6 chromosome 5, CAAS_Psat_ZW6_1.0, whole genome shotgun sequence window:
- the LOC127088181 gene encoding glucan endo-1,3-beta-glucosidase: MTLTCWYLFGSFIHLSYFALFRPNRGLFDRNTKLLYTNQFDALMDAVHSAMKALGYGDVDIAVGETGWPSVCDGWDACSVANAQSYNGQLIRHLAEGKGTPLMPNRRFETFIFALFNENQKPGPIAERNWGLFQPDFSSVYDAGILRNGQKPVAPVKGGGKTPTPRPVVGGQKWCVPKADASPGALQANINYVCSQGIDCRPIQPGGVCYAANNVKAIATYAMNAYYQANGKHDYNCDFSHSGVTTSVNPSHDNCRI, translated from the exons ATGACTTTAACCTGTTGGTATCTCTTTGGAAGCTTTATTCATCTGTCTTACTTTGCATTGTTCAGACCAAACCGTGGCTTATTCGACAGGAACACAAAACTACTATACACAAACCAATTCGACGCTTTAATGGACGCGGTTCATTCGGCAATGAAGGCTCTTGGATATGGTGATGTTGATATCGCTGTTGGTGAAACGGGTTGGCCTTCTGTTTGTGATGGTTGGGATGCTTGTAGTGTGGCTAATGCTCAGAGTTATAATGGTCAGTTGATTAGGCATTTGGCGGAAGGGAAAGGGACACCATTAATGCCGAATAGACGGTTTGAGACTTTTATTTTTGCGTTGTTTAATGAGAATCAGAAACCTGGTCCTATTGCTGAACGTAATTGGGGACTCTTTCAACCTGATTTCTCTTCGGTTTATGATGCTGGAATCCTGCGTAATGGACAG AAACCAGTAGCACCGGTAAAAGGAGGAGGAAAAACGCCAACGCCGCGTCCGGTAGTTGGAGGGCAGAAATGGTGTGTGCCAAAGGCGGATGCGAGCCCTGGAGCATTACAAGCGAATATAAACTATGTTTGCAGCCAAGGAATTGATTGCAGGCCGATCCAACCGGGAGGAGTTTGTTATGCTGCCAACAATGTTAAGGCAATTGCCACTTATGCGATGAATGCTTACTATCAGGCTAATGGAAAACATGATTACAATTGCGACTTCTCGCATTCCGGTGTTACTACTTCAGTTAATCCAA GTCATGATAATTGTAGAATCTGA